In the genome of Mesotoga infera, the window CAATACCTCCAATAATAGCCGCAGTGAACGCTCTCCAACCGGGAAAGAAACCCATGAAAGGCCAAATCTGAGGATATCGAAGAGCCCACAGTATTGCACTTAACGCAGCTAATGCTGAACCAAGAGCAAATGTGAACGCAATTGTTCTGTTCACATTAATGCCCATTAGTTTCGCTGTATCAAAATCAACTGACAGCGCTCTCATTGCAAGGCCCATCTTGGTGCGATTAATAAGGAAGGTTAGAATTACGAGAACAATGCCGGAAACCACTATCGTAGCAACAGTAACGGCTTGTACTTTTACTCCACCCACATTTATGGTCGTGGCAAGAAACGGGGGAACATAGAAAGACTTCTGCCTTCCTCCAAACATGACCACCGCCAGATTCTGGAGCAAGAAGGACATACCTATAGCAGCACAAAGAGAAGATATTCTCGGAGCATTTCTCAGTGGTCTGTACGCAATTCTCTCTATTCCAACCCCAAGAACCATAGTCAAGGCTATTCCAATTACGACCGCAAGCCACCAAGGCATTGAGAACAACGTGAATCCGAAGAAGACAAAGAAGGCAGCCATCATGAACACTTCGCCATGGGCAAAATTGACTAACTTTACTACTCCATAAACAAGAGTATAACCTATAGCAATAAGTCCAAAAATAAAGCCCAAAGAGATCCCGTTCACAAGGTGCTGAAAGAAAGCATCAAGACTCATCACTCCACCGCCTTTTATAAACTACGATTTAGTAGTACGCAGGCGAGACAACTCCGCCTGCGTACTACTAGTAACACACTTCATGAATCCTGCTGAACTGATTTTATCTACTCGGCGGGTTTCACAACACTCACGAACTCGAATGCATTATCCTTAACGACCCTAACTATTGCATCCTTTACTGCATCACCGTTTACGTCGATATTAATATATCCTGTGACACCTTCGAAGTTCTTTGTTGCCCTAAGCGCATTCTTAATGTCCTCGGGAACGGCAGAATCAGCTCTTATAATGGCATCAATTGCCAACATGAATGCATCATATCCAAGAGCCGCGAACGCACTAGGTTCGACTCCATACTTGACTTTGAATGCATCTATGAATTCGGCCGCTTTTGGAGTCGGTGCTACTGCCACGTCGAAGTGCGTACTGAAGTAGCTGCCTTCAACCGACGCTCCACCGACCTGCAGAAACTCTGGAACTTCCCACGTGTCTCCGCCAAGAAACTGAGATTGAATTCCCAGTTCACGAGCCTGTTTGATGATAAGTGCAGCCTCTCCGTAAGACGCTGCGGGAATGAAAACCACGTCTGGATTTTTTCCCTGGGCATACGCAAGCTGTGCGGTGAAATCCTGGTCTCCGGTCTGGTAAGAAATGACACCTGTTATCGATTTGTTATCACCAGTAAGGCTCTTGAAAGAGTTTTGGAAGTAATGGGAAAGCCCGACTGAATAGTCTGAAGCAATGTCCTGAATGATAACGGCGGTCTTCGCACCCAAGTCCTCAACCGCGAACTTTGCCATTACGCTTCCCTGGAAGGGGTCGATGAAACAGACTCTGAAAGCATATTCCTTGCCCAAAGTTACCAGCGGGTTCGTCGGTGAACATCCGATCATCGGAACTCCTGCCGCATTGGCCACTTCGCTACCTGGTATTGCAACGGCGCTTCCGTAGCTACCGATAATTACCGATGCTTTGTTGAACTGAATCAACCTAGAAACTGCGTTGGATGCTTCGACTTTCTCGCTCTTGTTATCGACCAAAACCAGTTCTACAGGCCTTCCAAGAACCTCCTTCACTTGCTCGGCCGCAAGGGTAATTCCCTCCATAGTGAGCTGCCCGCCGGCAGCGTAAGGACCAGTCATAGGCTCGAAAACACCAATAACGATTGGATCAACAGCAAACATCGCTAAAGCCAACATCATAACAACTGCCAGAACTAGAAATCTCTTCACTAACCTCACCTCCACAATTGTGATTGCCTACTAACATCTAGAGCTGAGATCACCCACAATATGCTAATGCACAACATTAAGCGCAGAAATAGAATGATCGAACACAAACTGCCTGCGCATACAAGAAAGGCTTTCATGCTAAACAAGTTACACAGTACCGAGCGAAAACGTCAATTACATTTGTTGAGACGACAAGTGCCAATTCCAGGTTCACTTCAGCAGACTTTGAGCTGCAATAAACACAATTGACTACTGAATATGATCAACATAGAAACTTCCATTGCGATCATACCATAACGATTCCTTCAAAACCGATTCCCAAAAATGGTCTTCTCAGTTAATTACGGCTGATAGGGGATGGCCATTGGACAAGTTCGCTAGGAATACTAAAAATTGAGGACCAAAAGGTTAGGAACGATTCGTGAGCCAAGTTTGCTAGAATAGGTCAGTTATGGAACCGAGAATCTATATGGAGAAGTTTAGAACCGTGGACGTTATTTACCGTAAATCTGATAATTGTGTGTCCAGCTTATTTATTTGAAGACTGCGAATCGGTCGAATTTCTTTGGCTTTTCAAAAGGATCTGGTTCGATTCGCATTTGTATTTCTAAAAGCCTTAGGGTAACTCAATTGTGAGTATCGAGCAATTGAAGGCTACCAGTGTCCATAATTGTTGATTGGTACATGATAGGGAGGTTTTAAAAACAGGAAGTTGAGTGTACACTTACAACTTGTAACGACAACCAGAAGGAGGTAATTGAATTGGAATCGGAAACTATGATTGCGATCGTAAAGGAAAGTCCGGGACCAGGACTTATTCTAAAGAAGGTTCCAGTACCTGGAGAACCTGGTCCACACGATGTTCTGGTGAAAGTCAAACGAGCTTCAATTTGTGGTACCGATATTCACATCTACAAGTGGGATGAATGGTCTCAGAAGAGGATCCGTCCTCCACAGATAGGAGGACACGAGTTCACTGGACAGGTGGTAAAAATTGGTGATAATGTCACATCGGTCGCTGTAGGAGACTTGGTGGTTTCCGAGACCCACATACCGTGTCAGAAATGCCTTCAGTGCAGGACCGGCAAGATGCATATATGCAAGAACATGCAAATTCTCGGTGTGCACAGGGACGGAGTCTTCGCAGAATATGTGAGGGTTCCCGAGATTGTCTTGTGGAAGGTAGATCCTTCAATCCTTCCGGAATATGCTTCGATAATGGAGCCCTTCGGCAATGCCGTTCACACTGCGCTCGTAACAGATCTCACCGGAAAGAATGTCCTGATTACCGGGGCCGGACCTATCGGAGTGATGGCGGTAGCGGTGGCGAAGGTTGCAGGGGCGGCTCAAGTATTCGTGTCTGAGATCAAGGAGTTCAGAAAGGATCTGGCGAGAAAGATGGGAGCCGATATAGTGATCGATCCGACAGAAGAGGATCTTCCTTCCAGAGTGAGAGCCCTTACCGAAGACAACGGAGCCGATGTTCTTCTCGAGATGTCGGGAAACTCTACGGCCTTCATTCAGGGTCTTCAGAGTCTTACTAACGGGGCCGTCGTTTCTCTTCTTGGAGTCTTTCCCGGTGAGTTATCATTTGATATAAACGGGCTGTTCACTTTCAAGGGTCTAACAATGTACGGTATTACGGGTAGAAAGATGTTCGAGACTTGGCAGGTCGCGACTCAGTTGCTTAAGAACAGTAGAATCGACCTTTCGCCTGTCGTCACGCACATTCTTCCCGCAGATAGATTCGAAGAGGGTTTTGATGTCATGAAGAGAGGTATTTCCGGAAAGGTAATCCTTGAATTCTGAATTGACTTGTCGGAGGTGTTTAGATGTTTGATTTTGATGTTCTTAAACAGGAAATGGAGGAGCTTGAGGAGAAGGGTCTGCTTGTCAAGAT includes:
- the tdh gene encoding L-threonine 3-dehydrogenase; the encoded protein is MESETMIAIVKESPGPGLILKKVPVPGEPGPHDVLVKVKRASICGTDIHIYKWDEWSQKRIRPPQIGGHEFTGQVVKIGDNVTSVAVGDLVVSETHIPCQKCLQCRTGKMHICKNMQILGVHRDGVFAEYVRVPEIVLWKVDPSILPEYASIMEPFGNAVHTALVTDLTGKNVLITGAGPIGVMAVAVAKVAGAAQVFVSEIKEFRKDLARKMGADIVIDPTEEDLPSRVRALTEDNGADVLLEMSGNSTAFIQGLQSLTNGAVVSLLGVFPGELSFDINGLFTFKGLTMYGITGRKMFETWQVATQLLKNSRIDLSPVVTHILPADRFEEGFDVMKRGISGKVILEF
- a CDS encoding ABC transporter substrate-binding protein codes for the protein MKRFLVLAVVMMLALAMFAVDPIVIGVFEPMTGPYAAGGQLTMEGITLAAEQVKEVLGRPVELVLVDNKSEKVEASNAVSRLIQFNKASVIIGSYGSAVAIPGSEVANAAGVPMIGCSPTNPLVTLGKEYAFRVCFIDPFQGSVMAKFAVEDLGAKTAVIIQDIASDYSVGLSHYFQNSFKSLTGDNKSITGVISYQTGDQDFTAQLAYAQGKNPDVVFIPAASYGEAALIIKQARELGIQSQFLGGDTWEVPEFLQVGGASVEGSYFSTHFDVAVAPTPKAAEFIDAFKVKYGVEPSAFAALGYDAFMLAIDAIIRADSAVPEDIKNALRATKNFEGVTGYINIDVNGDAVKDAIVRVVKDNAFEFVSVVKPAE
- a CDS encoding branched-chain amino acid ABC transporter permease — protein: MSLDAFFQHLVNGISLGFIFGLIAIGYTLVYGVVKLVNFAHGEVFMMAAFFVFFGFTLFSMPWWLAVVIGIALTMVLGVGIERIAYRPLRNAPRISSLCAAIGMSFLLQNLAVVMFGGRQKSFYVPPFLATTINVGGVKVQAVTVATIVVSGIVLVILTFLINRTKMGLAMRALSVDFDTAKLMGINVNRTIAFTFALGSALAALSAILWALRYPQIWPFMGFFPGWRAFTAAIIGGIGSVIGALFGGFMLGMITILLVAFFPAAAGYRDAIIFVLLVVILLVKPTGIFGEKMSR